The segment GCCCAATACACGATCGGTAGCTTGAGTTGGAACTTTTCCAGTCAGCAGGTGATAGAGCGTCGCACCCAGGGCATAGATATCAGTAAATTGACCAAACTTTGCTTCTTGACTGTACTGCTCTAGTGGAGCATATCCCGGCGTTAACATTGCAGTCATGCGTTTTGTTTTGTCTGCAAGAAACGCTCGTGCTGACCCAAAATCGATCAGCACCGCCCGATTATCTTCTGTAATCATGATATTTTCGGGCTTGATGTCTCGATGCAGTAGATTTGCTTGATGCACGATCGCTAATGCTTGACCAATTTGCTCGACATAAGCTAGTGCTTGCTGCTCCAGGATTACAGCATTCTCGTCTAGCCGCTGTTGGAGCGTTTTACCTCGGAGAAACTGCATCACAGTGTAAACGGTATTGTTCTCCTCGAAGACTGTGTATACCTGAACAATTTCGGGTGATTGAAATCGAGCTAGAATTTGGGCTTCTTCTAAAGACTTGACCTTGTAGCTGTGATAGTCCATTGGTGTGATTGATCCTGAAGGCTGAACGGTTTTGCCCTGACGCGCACAGCCTTGTGGAAAAAACTCTTTGATGGCGACAGGTTTTCGCAGTTGCTGATGACTCCCCAGGTAAGTAATGCCAAATCCACCCTGTCCGAGTACCTTGCCGATCGAAAAGTTGCCGCCTTGCAGTTGTGTGCCAACTAAGAGTGACGGAACCACTGCCGTACTCTGACTCAGCGCCATCCCGCAAGCCACACAGACCACTGCGGCTTCAAGATTCGCTGTCCTGCAAATTGGGCAAGAAAAGACCATAGAAGCTATCACTCCTGATTTCTTTGAATTTGGGCTTTGGAGCCAGATTCGACGGTTCTTGCTCCATAGACGTTGTGAGTGAGCGTGCAGTCTTCGATCGTGCCTGCTCCCTGAGCTAGGATCTGTACCCCGATAAAGCCATTCCAACTGATCTGGGCACGCTGGATTAAGGGATTACCGCCCGTATCAATTAAGACACCTGAGTTCAAATTACTCGAAATCTCACAATCGGTAAAGTGCCCTTGCCCATTGTCCATCACATGCACCCCAACGAACTTTCCATGCGAAATCTGGCAGTGTTTTAGCGTCGGATTGCTTTGCTGACAAATCTCGACTCCAGCACCTTGGTTACTAAAAATTTGACAGTGCTCTAAAAGTCCTGCACCCTGTTCTCTTACCCAAACCCCATTCGATCCGCCATCGTGAATCTTGCAGCGACGTAGGATCGGGTTTCCTTGAGTGGCAATAATCAGGTTGGGATACTGATCTGGACTGCCAAAAAGATCGCAATCCTCTAGGAGTCCCTGCCCCTGATCAAACACGCAGACTGCATTCATCTGCCCGTCATGAATTTGACAGTTGCGAATCTGAGGCGTGCTCGATCGCTGAATATAGATCCCTGCCTGAGCATTGCCAAAAATATCACATGCCTCGATTTCCCCTTGCCCCTGCTCATCGACCCAAATCCCAATCCCTCGCCCTTGATAGATCTTACAGCGTTGAATTTTTGGATTGCTGGCTTGTTCGATGCAAATTTCAGACTTCGCATGGTTATAAATTTCACAGTCTTCGATCGTGCCCTGTCCCTGGTCTTTCAGCCAAATGCCATGAGATTCTCCATCGTGAATTTTGCAGCGTTGCAGCGTCGGATCTCCTTGCTCATAAATCGCGATGCTTGGATACTGTGCTGGGCTACCAAAAATATCACAGTCTTGAAGCAAGCCTTTACCGCTCTGCGAAACCGTCACATTGTTCCTTTGCCCGTCATGAATTCGACAGTTGCGAATGGTCGGATGACTGTCTTGCTCAATGTGAATTCCTGAACCAGCATTGTTGAAGATGTCACAGCCTTCTAGCTTGCCCTGCGCGTGATTTTTCAACCAAACTCCATCAGACTGCCCATCATAGATCCGACAGCGACGAAGCACGGGATTACCCGACACGCTAATCACCACATTCGGATACTTCTCCCCTGCTGCAAAAATTGCGCAGTCCTCTAGTACCCCTTCCCCTTTCTCAGCCACGACGACATTGTTCGACTGCCCATGATGAATCTGACATTGCTTGACCAAAGGATGACCGCCTGATTCAATCTGAACCCCTGCCCAGGCATTGTTAAAGATATCGCAATCCTCGATCGTGCCTCGCCCTTGCTCTCGTGAAAAAATTCCATGAGACTGATTATTGTAAATTTTGCAGCGACGTAGCGTGATGTTCCCAGATTGTTCGATCAGGACTCCTGCATAGGTATGACCGAAAATTTCGCAGTCTTCGATCGTGCCTCGTCCCGCATCGCTCACCCAGATTCCTAACTGATTGCCCTCATAGATACGACAGCGTTTTAGAATCGGATTTGCTTGTGCTCCTCGAATCACAATGCAATCGCCTGAGCGAGAAGTGATGTGGCAATCTGTCAGGGTGAGTTGTCCTTGTGTGAGATAGACCGCAGAGCGCGAAGTTTCAGAATCAACCGAAGTGGAGCGTAGCGTTAAGTTGCGAACCGTTGCTTGTTGGGCTTGCAGTTGTAGGCAGTGGGATTGATCGCTTTCGACAATAATCTCATTCGGGTTAGAGCTATCGCCTACAATTTCTAGGGGTTTATTGATCGTCAGGCTTTCACGATACCGTCCGGGTCGTACTAGAATCGTGGCATTCGGAGGAGCATGACGGATTGCTTCTTGAATCGTCTGATACTTGGCTCCAGTCGGTGCAACGACCATGAGATTTGGTTTCGGCAGTGCGATCTGCAATGCCTGTAAGAATTGCTCAACGGATTGAGGACGCTGATCGACTTGAATCGCTAACGCCCATTCGATCGCTTTACTCATTGCACGACTGAGATGAGGTTGGAGCGTCTGGGGAGAAGGAAGTACAGCCCCAAGAATGCGTTCGGGTGCTTGTAGGGGCAGTTCTCCCGTTAAGAGATGATAGATTGTAGCTCCCAAAGCATAGATGTCTGTGTATTTGTCAAACTTAGCATTTCGACCGTACTGTTCTAGGGGGGCATAGCCTGGAGTCAGAAGTGCCGTCATGCGACTCGTTTTTCCAGCGACAAAGGCACGAGCTGAACCGAAATCAATCAACACCGCCCGATCGTCTTCTGTGATGATGATGTTTTCAGGTTTGATATCG is part of the Leptolyngbya boryana PCC 6306 genome and harbors:
- a CDS encoding right-handed parallel beta-helix repeat-containing protein, coding for MQCPVCNTQNSEDAVQCPVCAFVLRSAIPHTLSVGTQLNRSSFSVGRVLGRGGFGITYLGSDIKQRKPIAVKEFFPPGCLRQGKTVQPSGGLTESDYQLSKAKALEEARLLRKFRHPGIVRIYAAFEENNTVYIVMEFLKGKTLQKLLEEQGALSERQAIDYIAKVGDALKTVHDAGLLHRDIKPENIIITEDDRAVLIDFGSARAFVAGKTSRMTALLTPGYAPLEQYGRNAKFDKYTDIYALGATIYHLLTGELPLQAPERILGAVLPSPQTLQPHLSRAMSKAIEWALAIQVDQRPQSVEQFLQALQIALPKPNLMVVAPTGAKYQTIQEAIRHAPPNATILVRPGRYRESLTINKPLEIVGDSSNPNEIIVESDQSHCLQLQAQQATVRNLTLRSTSVDSETSRSAVYLTQGQLTLTDCHITSRSGDCIVIRGAQANPILKRCRIYEGNQLGIWVSDAGRGTIEDCEIFGHTYAGVLIEQSGNITLRRCKIYNNQSHGIFSREQGRGTIEDCDIFNNAWAGVQIESGGHPLVKQCQIHHGQSNNVVVAEKGEGVLEDCAIFAAGEKYPNVVISVSGNPVLRRCRIYDGQSDGVWLKNHAQGKLEGCDIFNNAGSGIHIEQDSHPTIRNCRIHDGQRNNVTVSQSGKGLLQDCDIFGSPAQYPSIAIYEQGDPTLQRCKIHDGESHGIWLKDQGQGTIEDCEIYNHAKSEICIEQASNPKIQRCKIYQGRGIGIWVDEQGQGEIEACDIFGNAQAGIYIQRSSTPQIRNCQIHDGQMNAVCVFDQGQGLLEDCDLFGSPDQYPNLIIATQGNPILRRCKIHDGGSNGVWVREQGAGLLEHCQIFSNQGAGVEICQQSNPTLKHCQISHGKFVGVHVMDNGQGHFTDCEISSNLNSGVLIDTGGNPLIQRAQISWNGFIGVQILAQGAGTIEDCTLTHNVYGARTVESGSKAQIQRNQE